From the genome of Jannaschia sp. S6380:
CATGTGATGGCCGCCCTGTCGGGTTGCGGCATCCTGAACGCCATCTTGGAGATCGACGGCCCCGAGGTTCCCATCCTCGACGGATCGGCGGCCGATTTCGTGCGCGCCATCCTGCGCACCGGCATCCGGCGCCTGGACGCCCCCGTCCATGCGATCGAGGTGCTTCGCCGGGTGCATGTCTCCGACGGGACGGCCAGCGCCACGTTGACCCCCGCTTCCGAGTTGGAGATCGATTTCTCCATCGACTTCGCGGACCCGGCGATCGGTCGTCAGCACAAGGTCCTGCGTCTGTCGAACGGCACCTTCGTGCGTGAGTTGTGCGACAGCCGGACCTTCTGCCGTCAGTCGGATGTCGATGCCATGCATGCCGTCGGGAAGGCGTTGGGCGGCAGCTTGATGAATGCCGTCGTCATCGACGGGGCCCGGGTCGTGAACCCCGAAGGTTTCCGCCATTCCGACGAGGCGGTACGCCACAAGATGCTGGACGCGTTGGGCGATCTGGCATTGGCCGGCGCGCCGATCCTGGGGCGTTACACGGGCGTGCGGGCCGGTCACGCGATGACCAACCGCGTGCTGCGGGCGCTCTTCGCCGACCCGCTGGCCTACCGGATCCGGACGCTCGGCGCGGCCGAATGCCACCTGCTTCCTGGCGCGGGCCTCGAGAAGGATGTGTTCGCGCATCTCTGACGGGCTTTTCGCCGTGGACCGCTTCACAGCCCTCGGAGGCTCGATTAAGGTGCGGCCAAGCCCGGACGGGCACGGGCAGGGAATGGACGCATGACGGATCGGCGACTGGCGCGACGTGGCAAACCATTGGCGACACTTGCGCTCGTCGGCGTCCTGACCGCCTGTGGCGGCGGCGACGAGCTTGCGCTCGAGGACACGGCTCCGGATCAGATATTCCAGCGCGCGGAACTTGAGCTGGCGCGTGGCGACGCCGACGATGCCGCCGCGCTCTTTGCCGAGGTTGAACGCCTCTATCCTTATTCCGACTTCGCCAAGCGCGGCCTGATCATGCAGGCCTTCGCCTACCACAAGGATCGCGACTACGAGAACGCACGCGCCGCGGCCCAGCGGTTCATCGACTTCTACCCGGCCGATGAGGACGCGGCCTATGCGCAATATCTCCTTGCGCTCAGCTACTACGACCAGATCGACCAGGTCGGTCGCGACCAGGGGCTGACCTTCCAGGCGCTGCAGAGTTTGCGGACCGTGATCGAACGTTATCCCGACAGCGAATACGCACGATCGTCGATCCTGAAGTTCGACCTCGCCTTCGACCATCTGGCCGCCAAGGAGATGGAGATCGGACGCTATTATCTGAAGCGCGGGCATTACCCGGCCGCGATCAACCGCTTCCGCGCCGTGGTCGAGGAATTCCAGACCACGACCCACACGCCCGAGGCGCTGTCCCGTCTGGTCGAAGCCTATCTGTCGCTCGGCCTGGTCGAGGAGGCGCAGACGGCCGGCGCGATCCTGGGCTACAACTTCCGGT
Proteins encoded in this window:
- the lpxC gene encoding UDP-3-O-acyl-N-acetylglucosamine deacetylase, encoding MQTTVKNIIRFDGVGLHAGRSARLSIHPAPAHHGIWFRRTDIDGNNMIPARHDAVETSPLCTLLVNEAGVSVSTVEHVMAALSGCGILNAILEIDGPEVPILDGSAADFVRAILRTGIRRLDAPVHAIEVLRRVHVSDGTASATLTPASELEIDFSIDFADPAIGRQHKVLRLSNGTFVRELCDSRTFCRQSDVDAMHAVGKALGGSLMNAVVIDGARVVNPEGFRHSDEAVRHKMLDALGDLALAGAPILGRYTGVRAGHAMTNRVLRALFADPLAYRIRTLGAAECHLLPGAGLEKDVFAHL
- a CDS encoding outer membrane protein assembly factor BamD, yielding MTDRRLARRGKPLATLALVGVLTACGGGDELALEDTAPDQIFQRAELELARGDADDAAALFAEVERLYPYSDFAKRGLIMQAFAYHKDRDYENARAAAQRFIDFYPADEDAAYAQYLLALSYYDQIDQVGRDQGLTFQALQSLRTVIERYPDSEYARSSILKFDLAFDHLAAKEMEIGRYYLKRGHYPAAINRFRAVVEEFQTTTHTPEALSRLVEAYLSLGLVEEAQTAGAILGYNFRSSPFYDDAYRQLTGRGLSPEARGSGWLADVYRRTIQGRWL